A genomic stretch from Chaetodon auriga isolate fChaAug3 chromosome 17, fChaAug3.hap1, whole genome shotgun sequence includes:
- the dclk3 gene encoding serine/threonine-protein kinase DCLK3, translating to MTPSQRARRGCEAARDAKWRIAAPPAPLLKRAGGAPQPWPIHPHPTGQVHRSHFPPPPPPPHLPLFHTRHAEESAERPRLVTIVRPCSQSTLRKVTVLLNRRGVVSFEQLLLDISEALGFPRWHRARVTRLYTTHAREVKGVCDFFRGEVAFLALGKARPELSSVRDALEELFPEHSHYRADALRAWEKRLRPAPDKAAKADSGYSEGTDSSETHASQETHQDTNTHVKNQTNTHTGTQLPHHTGAHQRENHNSDAPKCHKKNSCRKPAQLPNHLQRLRVRGRVRERQPSVIGPFKHEEDLREADIPSPTLCENCLARRVRHQGPELINPLSGKAPLPPVSRKQKGSSYTEQEVRKLYVQSSPPLPQPISREEEESVAQVLLSDPLPGVGQEHNDIELRTTFDLPSDGSDVTPADIERCYEIGRVVGDGNFAVVRECRRRDNGQTLAVKIVERSKLIGREHMMQNELSLLGSLCHPRIVRLFTHHHTHTHSYLVMELVSGGDLFEAISERGKFSEAEAGLMVSDMSEALNYIHCKSIVHRDLKPENLLIERVAAGICKLKLGDFGLAMVVTEPVFTICGTPTYVAPEILCETGYGVAVDVWALGVILYILLCGFPPFRSRDRDQEELFQLIKQAQLHFLSPYWDPISEEATGLVRALLQPDPTMRLTAEQTLLHPWVKAMASVCRQRALTDKGQRNTADTRAGPDRVLSLAQTNAAETVTDKTLGHTRSEGESPHKELSRHDERQTETGRGPNEDEPPEQQSKETSIVHIPTQIKGHTPSEATPVQQRPDCPSTDSGSLSRYPSRREIPDPGPQLSNTHCEPDSPTSPSTEPNPLGDPPSINPASITSKDTIQTK from the exons CCTCCGGCCCCCTTGTTGAAGCGTGCTGGTGGGGCACCCCAGCCGTGGCCCATTCACCCCCACCCTACGGGACAGGTCCACAGGTCccacttccctcctcctcctcctcctcctcacctccctctcttccACACCCGGCATGCAGAGGAGAGCGCTGAGAGGCCTCGTCTGGTCACCATCGTCCGCCCCTGTAGTCAAAGCACACTCCGCAAG GTAACTGTCCTGTTGAACCGTAGGGGCGTGGTGTCCTTTGAGCAACTGCTATTGGATATCTCTGAGGCGTTGGGGTTTCCTCGCTGGCACAGAGCCAGAGTCACACGCCTGTACACGACCCACGCCCGAGAG GTGAAAGGTGTCTGTGATTTCTTCCGAGGCGAGGTGGCCTTCCTGGCGCTGGGGAAGGCTCGTCCTGAGCTGAGCAGTGTGAGGGACGCTCTGGAGGAGCTGTTTCCAGAACATTCCCATTACCGGGCTGACGCACTGCGGGCCTGGGAGAAAAGACTTCGTCCAGCTCCAGATAAAGCAGCTAAGGCCGACAGTGGATACAGTGAGGGGACGGACAGCAGCGAGACACACGCTAGCCAAGAGACACACCAGGACACAAACACGCATGTGAAAAATCAgactaatacacacacaggtacacaacTGCCTCACCATACAGGTGCACACCAGCGTGAAAATCATAACTCAGATGCGCCGAAGTGTCATAAAAAGAATTCATGCCGAAAGCCTGCTCAGCTGCCCAACCACCTGCAGAGACTGCGTGTGAGGGGCAGGGTCAGAGAGCGACAGCCTTCTGTCATTGGTCCATTTAAACACGAGGAAGATCTTAGAGAAGCAGACATACCCTCTCCTACGCTGTGTGAAAACTGCTTAGCGAGGAGAGTTAGACATCAGGGTCCAGAACTGATCAATCCCCTGTCAGGGAAGGCCCCACTTCCCCCTGTGTCGAGGAAGCAGAAAGGAAGTTCTTacacagaacaggaagtgagaaaatTGTACGTTCAGAGTAGCCCTCCGCtgcctcagccaatcagcagagaggaggaggagagcgttGCCCAGGTACTACTTTCAGATCCACTTCCAGGTGTGGGGCAAGAACACAACGACATAGAGCTGAggacgacctttgaccttcccTCAGACGGCAGTGATGTCACCCCGGCAGATATTGAGCGTTGCTATGAAATTGGACGCGTGGTGGGAGATGGCAACTTTGCGGTAGTGCGAGAGTGCCGCCGTCGTGACAACGGACAAACCCTCGCCGTGAAGATCGTCGAACGCTCCAAGCTGATTGGCCGAGAGCACATGATGCAGAACGAGCTGAGCCTTCTGGGTAGCCTCTGTCACCCTCGCATAGTGAGGCTGTTTACgcatcaccacacacacactcactcctaCCTGGTGATGGAGCTGGTGAGCGGGGGGGATCTGTTTGAGGCCATCAGTGAGAGGGGGAAGTTCTCAGAGGCGGAGGCAGGACTGATGGTGTCGGACATGAGCGAAGCACTGAACTACATCCACTGCAAAAGTATAGTACACAGAGACCTCAAACCAGAAAACCTGCTG ATAGAGCGTGTAGCTGCTGGCATCTGTAAATTGAAGCTGGGAGACTTCGGTCTTGCTATGGTTGTGACTGAACCAGTTTTCACTATATGTGGCACACCCACATATGTTGCCCCAGAGATTCTCTGTGAGACCG GTTATGGTGTTGCAGTGGATGTATGGGCTCTGGGTGTTATTCTCTATATCCTGCTTTGTGGATTCCCTCCATTTCGCAGTCGCGATCGGGACCAGGAAGAGCTGTTCCAGCTCATAAAACAGGCACAACTCCACTTCCTGTCCCCCTACTGGGATCCTATCTCAGAAG aagccACGGGCCTTGTCAGAGCTCTGCTTCAGCCAGATCCCACAAtgaggctgacagcagagcagacctTGCTGCATCCCTGGGTAAAGGCTATGGCTTCAGTTTGCAGGCAGAGGGCGCTCACAGACAAAGGTCAGAGGAACACAGCAGATACCAGAGCAGGACCAGACAGAGTCCTCAGTCTAGCTCAGACCAATGCAGCTGAAACAGTGACAGATAAAACACTAGGACACACTCGCAGCGAGGGAGAAAGCCCCCATAAAGAGCTCAGCAGACATGATGAGAGACAAactgagacaggaagaggaccAAATGAGGACGAACCACCAGAGCAACAATCAAAAGAGACGAGTATAGTTCATATACCTACACAGATCAAAGGGCATACACCTTCAGAGGCCACACCTGTTCAACAGAGACCAGATTGCCCCTCTA